One Thermoanaerobaculales bacterium genomic window carries:
- a CDS encoding pitrilysin family protein, whose amino-acid sequence MSTPTLRRTLAVLALAALGATAALAQQGAAPRAFETLAYPPLHDITPPQVVRDTLPNGIRLLLVEDHELPRIELKALVHGGRVAEPPGKPGLAELLSEVHRTGGTASMTGDQLDEALDRIGAWVETGVHEAHGEVGGGSLVETVDTVLPMFAELLMAPAFAQDKIDLAKTHLRGVIARRNDDPMGIAQRETLKLVYGAASPYARQYEYADIDRLTRDDLVAFHATYYRPDATILAVWGDFDAADMKGKLARAFAGWKAEGPPPAIAKPDVRPQAPSVNYIEKTDVEQTFILAGQVGLRLDDPDYPAVTLMSDILGGGFASRIFVKVRTEKGLAYTAGGWAVPAYDHRGLFFFFTSTKPGSTAEALATVLDEIRKIREEEVTAEELDRAKQSFLQGYAFEYDSTSKIVNRLATYELYGYPDDFNRRLRDGVEKVTGADILRVARKHLDPDALTILALGRADQFDKPLSTFGPVTTIDITIPEPKEEIAAASAQSLEAGTELLVSAARAAGEEALRGLRDLTSQGSTTVATPMGEMALEGTSVFVLPGRYHSQLSTPMGAVIQVLDGDRGFMAMGGQVQDLPASATAEMRQGLATEAGCALLLKLALEGSIEGQLVGAVTFEGQAASDVVVTLDGAPIHVYLSADGQTVLGAMRRATTEEGPAEVVESFAASTVVSGLRVPFETTQKANGEVKARSRLTSVTVNGGFAEELFRRP is encoded by the coding sequence ATGAGCACCCCCACCCTCCGTCGCACGCTCGCCGTCCTCGCCCTCGCCGCCCTCGGCGCCACCGCCGCGCTCGCCCAGCAGGGCGCCGCGCCGCGCGCGTTCGAGACTCTCGCCTACCCGCCGCTCCACGACATCACCCCGCCCCAGGTGGTGCGCGACACGCTGCCCAACGGGATCCGGCTACTCCTGGTCGAGGACCATGAGCTGCCCCGGATCGAGCTGAAGGCGCTCGTGCACGGCGGCAGGGTGGCGGAGCCGCCCGGAAAGCCCGGCCTGGCCGAGCTGCTCAGCGAGGTCCACCGCACCGGCGGGACCGCCTCGATGACCGGGGACCAGCTCGACGAGGCGCTCGACCGGATCGGCGCCTGGGTCGAGACCGGGGTCCACGAGGCGCACGGCGAGGTCGGCGGCGGGTCCCTGGTCGAGACCGTCGACACGGTGCTGCCGATGTTCGCCGAGCTGCTGATGGCGCCGGCCTTCGCTCAGGACAAGATCGACCTCGCCAAGACCCACCTCCGTGGGGTCATCGCCCGCCGCAACGACGACCCGATGGGGATCGCGCAGCGCGAGACCCTCAAGCTCGTCTACGGCGCGGCGTCGCCCTACGCCCGCCAGTACGAGTACGCCGACATCGACCGCCTGACCCGCGACGACCTGGTCGCCTTCCACGCGACCTACTACCGGCCCGACGCCACCATCCTCGCGGTCTGGGGGGACTTCGACGCCGCCGACATGAAGGGCAAGCTGGCCCGGGCGTTCGCCGGGTGGAAGGCCGAGGGGCCGCCCCCGGCGATCGCGAAGCCCGACGTCCGGCCGCAGGCGCCATCGGTGAACTACATCGAGAAGACGGACGTCGAGCAGACCTTCATCCTCGCCGGCCAGGTCGGCCTGCGGCTCGACGACCCCGACTACCCGGCGGTGACCCTGATGAGCGACATCCTGGGCGGCGGCTTCGCCTCCCGGATCTTCGTCAAGGTCCGCACCGAGAAGGGGCTGGCCTACACCGCCGGTGGCTGGGCGGTGCCGGCCTACGACCACCGGGGGCTGTTCTTCTTCTTCACCTCGACCAAGCCCGGCTCGACCGCCGAGGCGCTGGCCACGGTGCTCGACGAGATCCGCAAGATCCGGGAGGAAGAGGTCACCGCGGAGGAGCTCGACCGCGCCAAGCAGAGCTTCCTCCAGGGCTATGCCTTCGAGTACGACTCGACCTCCAAGATCGTCAACCGCTTGGCGACCTACGAGCTCTACGGCTACCCGGACGACTTCAACCGCCGCCTGCGCGACGGGGTCGAGAAGGTCACCGGGGCGGACATCCTGCGGGTCGCCCGGAAGCACCTGGATCCCGACGCCCTGACCATCCTCGCCCTCGGCCGCGCCGACCAGTTCGACAAGCCGCTGTCCACCTTCGGCCCGGTCACCACCATCGACATCACGATCCCCGAGCCAAAGGAGGAGATCGCGGCGGCCAGCGCGCAGAGCTTGGAGGCTGGGACCGAGCTGCTGGTCAGCGCCGCGAGGGCGGCTGGCGAGGAGGCCCTCCGCGGCCTGCGCGACCTCACGAGCCAGGGCTCGACCACGGTGGCCACGCCGATGGGAGAGATGGCGCTCGAGGGCACGTCGGTCTTCGTCCTGCCGGGGCGCTACCACAGCCAGCTGAGCACGCCGATGGGCGCGGTGATCCAGGTGCTCGACGGCGACCGCGGCTTCATGGCCATGGGCGGCCAGGTCCAGGACCTGCCGGCGAGCGCGACGGCCGAGATGCGGCAGGGCCTCGCCACCGAGGCGGGCTGCGCGCTGCTGCTCAAGCTCGCTCTCGAGGGCTCGATCGAGGGCCAGCTCGTCGGCGCCGTCACCTTCGAGGGCCAGGCGGCGAGCGACGTCGTGGTCACGCTCGACGGCGCACCGATCCACGTCTACCTCTCCGCAGACGGCCAGACCGTGCTTGGAGCGATGCGGCGCGCGACCACTGAGGAGGGTCCGGCCGAGGTCGTGGAGAGCTTCGCCGCCTCCACCGTCGTGTCCGGCCTGCGGGTCCCGTTCGAGACCACCCAGAAGGCCAACGGCGAGGTCAAGGCGCGGAGCCGGCTGACCTCGGTCACGGTCAACGGCGGCTTCGCGGAGGAACTCTTCCGGAGGCCGTGA